One part of the Melopsittacus undulatus isolate bMelUnd1 chromosome 17, bMelUnd1.mat.Z, whole genome shotgun sequence genome encodes these proteins:
- the LOC101869370 gene encoding keratin, type I cytoskeletal 16-like encodes MSCSIKRTSSTSYRSGGGGGAACGGGSGRSSSVSCRRYASSVVGGGSYGGGACGPVYGGGMSAGSLTGGFGGGMGGGFGGGFGGSFGGSFGGSFGAGGDLLLSGNEKVTMQNLNDRLAAYLDKVRRLEEENAQLEHHIREWYRKQAPSVSKDYSSYYQTIEQLQNQIIAATVENNKIVLDIDNSKMTADDFRMKYENELVIRQTVEADINGLRNILDDLTRTRSSLESELETLKEELIALKKNHEEEMRQLHSQTGGDVSVEVNAAPGQDLTKILNDLRNEYEQIIEKNRREVEQWYEVKIEEVNREVTSSSQDIQSSSHQLTELRREMQNLEIELQSQLSTKGSLENSLAETESRYGCLLQQIQGQINCVEEELASIRCEMENQNQEYKTLLGIKTRLEQEIAQYRALLQEGQQDIASFQGALQGGGSSSHTSYSTSYSHGQSGDKAGQSRAY; translated from the exons ATGAGCTGCAGCATCAAGAGAACATCCAGCACCTCGTACCGCAGCGGCGGTGGCGGTGGCGCTGCCTGTGGTGGCGGCAGCGGCCGCAGCTCCTCCGTCTCCTGCAGGCGCTACGCCTCCTCCGTCGTCGGCGggggcagctatgggggggGAGCCTGCGGCCCTGTCTATGGTGGGGGCATGAGCGCCGGCAGCCTCACTGGGGGCTTTGGCGGTGGCATGGGAGGGGGCTTTGGGGGCGGCTTTGGGGGCAGCTTTGGGGGCAGCTTTGGGGGAAGCTTTGGTGCCGGAGGGGACCTCCTGCTCAGCGGCAATGAGAAGGTCACCATGCAGAACCTCAATGACCGCCTGGCCGCCTACCTGGACAAGGTGCGAAGgctggaggaagaaaatgctCAGCTGGAGCATCACATCCGCGAGTGGTACAGGAAACAAGCTCCCAGTGTTTCAAAGGACTACAGCTCCTACTACCAGACCATCGAACAACTCCAGAACCAG atcATTGCTGCCACTGTGGAGAACAACAAAATAGTTCTGGACATCGATAACAGCAAGATGACAGCTGATGACTTCCGGATGAA GTATGAGAATGAGCTGGTAATCCGTCAGACTGTGGAGGCTGACATTAATGGCTTGAGAAACATCCTGGATGATCTCACTCGCACTCGGTCTTCCCTGGAATCTGAGCTTGAGACCCTGAAGGAGGAGCTGATTGCTCTTAAGAAAAATCATGAAGAG GAGATGAGGCAGCTGCACTCTCAGACTGGAGGTGATGTGAGTGTGGAGGTCAATGCTGCCCCTGGACAAGACCTGACCAAGATACTGAATGACCTGAGGAACGAATACGAGCAGATCATTGAAAAGAACCGCAGAGAGGTGGAGCAGTGGTATGAAGTCAAG ATCGAGGAAGTCAACCGCGAGGTCACTTCCAGCAGCCAGGAcatccagagcagcagccaccagctcACCGAGCTCAGGCGCGAAATGCAGAACCTGGAGATTGAGCTGCAGTCGCAGCTGAGCACG AAAGGCTCTCTGGAGAACTCCTTGGCAGAAACCGAATCTCGCTACGGCTGCCTGCTGCAACAGATCCAAGGGCAGATCAACTGTGTAGAGGAGGAGCTGGCCAGCATCCGCTGTGAGATGGAGAATCAGAACCAGGAGTACAAGACGCTGCTGGGCATCAAGACCCGCCTGGAGCAGGAGATTGCTCAGTACCgggctctgctgcaggagggacaGCAGGACATTGC ATCATTTCAAGGAGCTCTCCAAGGAGGGGGATCGTCCTCCCACACTTCTTACTCTACTTCCTACTCTCATGGGCAATCTGGTGACAAGGCAG GGCAGTCAAGAGCGTATTAA
- the LOC101867748 gene encoding keratin, type I cytoskeletal 19 has translation MASYSFRQFSSSVAGGPGISSTRFGGSFRAPSIHGGSGGRGVSVSSARFVSSGLGSSLGGGYGSSFSSSFSGGFGGGLAGGDGLLSGNEKATMQSLNERLASYLEKVRALEEANSDLETKIRDWYQKQGPGPARDYSAYYNTIEDLRDKILDATIDNARMVLQIDNARLAADDFKTKFETEQALRMSVEADINGLRRVLDELTLARADLELQIENLKEELAYLKKNHEEEMSALGGQIGGEVSVELDSAPGMDLSKILADMRDQYEVMAEKNRKDAEAWFHSKTEELNREVAINTEQLQSSQSEVTDLRRTLQGLEIELQSQLSMKAALESTLADTEGRYSAQLAQIQGLIGTVEAQLAELRGDMERQNSEYKILMDIKTRLEQEIATYRQLLEGQESQMFGSSSGTADKRDKLADRKLL, from the exons ATGGCCAGCTACAGCTTCAGGCAATTTTCCTCTTCAGTGGCAGGGGGACCTGGCATCTCCTCTACCCGGTTCGGAGGCTCCTTCAGGGCCCCCAGCATCCACGGGGGCTCTGGAGGCCGTGGTGTGTCAGTCTCTTCTGCTCGGTTTGTCTCTTCTGGCCTAGGAAGCAGCTTGGGAGGGGGATATGGAAgcagtttcagcagcagctttagtGGTGGGTTTGGTGGAGGCCTGGCTGGTGGGGATGGCCTCCTCTCGGGCAATGAAAAGGCAACTATGCAAAGCCTGAACGAGCGCCTCGCATCCTACCTGGAGAAGGTGCGAGCTCTGGAAGAGGCAAACTCGGATCTTGAAACTAAAATCCGAGACTGGTACCAAAAACAAGGCCCAGGCCCAGCTCGGGACTACAGTGCTTATTACAACACTATTGAGGACCTTCGAGACAAG ATCCTTGATGCCACTATCGACAACGCAAGGATGGTCCTGCAGATTGACAATGCCAGGCTGGCTGCTGATGACTTCAAAACCAA GTTTGAGACGGAGCAGGCTCTGCGCATGAGTGTGGAGGCCGACATCAACGGCCTGCGCAGGGTCCTGGATGAGCTGACCCTGGCCAGAGCTGACCTGGAGCTGCAGATCGAGAACCTGAAGGAAGAGCTGGCCTACCTCAAGAAGAACCACGAGGAG GAAATGAGTGCCCTGGGAGGGCAAATAGGTGGCGAAGTCAGTGTTGAACTGGACTCTGCTCCAGGCATGGACCTCTCCAAGATCCTGGCTGACATGAGAGACCAGTATGAAGTCATGGCTGAGAAGAACAGGAAGGATGCTGAGGCCTGGTTCCACAGCAAG ACTGAGGAGCTGAACCGGGAAGTCGCTATCAACACTGAGCAACTTCAGAGCAGCCAGTCTGAAGTCACTGACCTGCGACGCACCCTCCAAGGGCTGGAGATAGAACTTCAGTCCCAGCTCAGCATG AAAGCGGCTCTGGAGAGCACCCTGGCAGACACAGAAGGGCGCTACAGTGCCCAGCTAGCGCAGATCCAGGGCCTCATTGGCACCGTGGAAGCGCAGCTGGCTGAGCTCCGAGGGGACATGGAGCGCCAGAACAGCGAGTACAAGATCCTCATGGATATCAAGACTCGACTTGAGCAAGAGATTGCTACTTACCGACAGCTCCTGGAAGGCCAAGAGTCCCA GATGTTTGGCTCCTCTTCTGGAACTGCTG ACAAAAGAGACAAGCTGGCAGACAGAAAACTGCTCTGA
- the LOC101869535 gene encoding keratin, type I cytoskeletal 15, translating into MATSFIQSSSSTYGGGFGAGGSSRLSSVRTGGACRAPSIHGGSGGRGVSISSARCVSSAGGGFGGGLYSGLGSSCGGGYSGFGGGAVCGFGGGAGFGGGAGFGGGSCFGGGSGFGGGFEVGGGFGGGDGLLSGNEKITMQNLNDRLASYLQKVRALEEANSDLEVKIRDWYQKQAPSSPARDYSNYYKIIEDLRDKILAATVDNSRVILEIDNARLAADDFRLKYENELFLRQNVESDINGLRRVLDELTLSRTDLEMQIETLKEELAYLKKNHEEEMKEYSSQLSGTINVEMDAAPGIDLTKILSEMREQYEALAEKNRKDAEAWFFTQTDELNREVATHTQQIQTSKSEITELRRTVQSLEIELQSQLSMKAGLEASLRDTEGRYCAQLAQIQALITSVEEQLSELRCDMERQNQEYRMLMDIKSRLEQEIATYRQLLEGQDSQMSRVIPKDGPNASRVRNSAEDDGKHTSPRDRRY; encoded by the exons ATGGCTACTTCCTTCATCCAGAGCTCTTCTTCTACCTATGGTGGTGGCTTTGGGGCTGGTGGTAGCTCTCGCCTCTCCTCAGTCCGAACAGGAGGAGCCTGCCGTGCTCCAAGCATACATGGAGGGTCTGGTGGCAGGGGTGTCTCCATCTCTTCAGCTAGGTGTGTCTCCTCTGCAGGAGGTGGATTTGGTGGGGGCCTGTATTCTGGTTTAGGCAGCAGCTGTGGAGGAGGCTACAGTGGCTTTGGTGGTGGTGCAGTCTGTGGCTTTGGTGGAGGGGCTGGCTTTGGTGGAGGAGCTGGCTTTGGTGGAGGTTCTTGCTTTGGTGGAGGATCTGGTTTTGGTGGAGGTTTTGAAGTTGGTGGTGGCTTTGGTGGTGGAGATGGCCTTCTCTCTGGCAATGAAAAGATAACTATGCAGAACCTGAATGACCGCCTGGCCTCGTACCTGCAGAAGGTGCGAGCACTGGAAGAGGCAAATTCAGATCTCGAAGTTAAAATCCGAGACTGGTACCAGAAGCAAGCTCCCAGCAGCCCAGCCCGGGACTACAGCAATTACTACAAGATAATCGAGGATCTCCGAGACAAG ATCCTTGCAGCTACTGTTGACAATTCCAGAGTCATTCTGGAGATCGACAATGCCAGGCTGGCTGCAGATGACTTCAGACTGAA GTATGAGAACGAGCTGTTCCTGCGCCAGAACGTGGAGTCTGACATCAACGGCCTGCGCAGGGTCCTGGATGAGCTGACCCTGTCCAGAACTGACTTGGAGATGCAGATTGAGACACTGAAGGAGGAGCTGGCCTACCTCAAGAAGAACCACGAGGAG GAAATGAAAGAGTATTCAAGCCAGCTCAGTGGAACAATCAACGTGGAAATGGATGCGGCTCCTGGCATCGACCTGACCAAAATTCTCTCCGAGATGAGGGAGCAGTACGAAGCCCTGGCTGAGAAGAACCGTAAAGATGCTGAGGCCTGGTTCTTCACTCAG aCTGATGAGCTGAACCGTGAGGTAGCCACCCATACACAGCAGATACAGACCAGCAAATCGGAGATCACAGAACTGAGACGCACAGTCCAAAGTTTGGAGATTGAGCTCCAGTCGCAGCTCAGCATG AAAGCTGGACTGGAAGCCAGCCTGCGAGATACAGAAGGCCGATACTGTGCTCAGCTGGCCCAGATTCAGGCCCTCATCACCAGCGTTGAGGAGCAACTGAGTGAACTGCGGTGCGACATGGAGCGTCAGAACCAGGAGTACAGGATGCTCATGGACATCAAAAGCCGCCTGGAGCAGGAAATTGCCACCTACCGCCAGCTGCTGGAGGGCCAGGACTCTCA GATGTCACGAGTGATCCCTAAGGATG GACCAAACGCTAGTAGAGTTCGCAACAGTGCGGAAGATGATGGAAAACATACTTCTCCTCGTGACAGGAGATACTAG